From the Pontibaca methylaminivorans genome, the window GGCAGCGACAGGATCTGCCCCATGGTCAGCCCGTAACCGCCGAGATGCAGCGCAAGCCCGAGCGGATTTCCGGGGCCGGTGAACTGCGCGTCCGGCTGGCGGACGAATTCGACCGCGAACCGCGCCAGCCCGTAGCCGGTAAAGAACAGGCCGGTCACATATCCGGGCGCCTTGAAGGCGCCGCGCCGCCAGGCAAGCCACAAGAGCAGCGCGCCGAGGATCAGCCCTTCGAGCGCGGCCTCGTAAAGCTGCGAGGGATGGCGCGCGCAGAGCCCGGCCACGCCGGGGCAGTCCTGCGCCGCCGTGCCGGGAAAGATCACGCCCCACGGCAACTCGGTCGGACGGCCCCAGAGTTCCGCATTGATGAAATTCGCGAGCCGCCCGAGCAGCAGCCCCGGCGGCACCGCGCTCGCGATCAGGTCGGCGAGCGACAGGATCGGGATGCCCCGGCTCAGGGCAAAGATCAGGCTCGACAGCACCACGCCGAGCAGACCGCCGTGGAACGACATGCCGCCCTGCCAGACCATCAGGATTTCGAGCGGGTGGGCGAGGTAATAGGCCGGCTGGTAGAACAGCACGAAGCCGAGCCGCCCGCCGAGGATCACGCCTATGATGATCCA encodes:
- the lgt gene encoding prolipoprotein diacylglyceryl transferase — translated: MRASIQFPDISPEIFSITIGSMEFALRWYALAYIAGFLIAWWLVTAALRRPHLWPGDLAPMRREEIDSLLTWIIIGVILGGRLGFVLFYQPAYYLAHPLEILMVWQGGMSFHGGLLGVVLSSLIFALSRGIPILSLADLIASAVPPGLLLGRLANFINAELWGRPTELPWGVIFPGTAAQDCPGVAGLCARHPSQLYEAALEGLILGALLLWLAWRRGAFKAPGYVTGLFFTGYGLARFAVEFVRQPDAQFTGPGNPLGLALHLGGYGLTMGQILSLPMILIGLWLIARARRVPA